One segment of Anatilimnocola aggregata DNA contains the following:
- a CDS encoding thioredoxin family protein: MVKTASTMRQLGTPAPDFSLLNVDGRTVSLSDFKGQPGLLVIFMCNHCPFVKHVAPELARLAMDYMPRGIAVVGINSNDTSKHPEDSPEQMVHEAEQRGYVFPYLFDEDQTAAQAYHAACTPDFFLFDGEQKLYYRGQLDPSRPKAGDVPDGRDLRAAMDALLAGKPAPEKQIPSLGCNIKWKEGNEPAYFDPAGVKM, translated from the coding sequence ATGGTCAAAACCGCCAGCACGATGCGACAACTGGGCACGCCCGCGCCGGACTTCTCGCTGCTTAATGTCGACGGACGAACTGTTTCGCTCAGCGATTTCAAAGGTCAGCCTGGATTGCTCGTGATCTTCATGTGCAACCATTGTCCGTTCGTGAAGCATGTTGCTCCCGAACTGGCACGCCTGGCCATGGACTACATGCCGCGCGGGATCGCGGTCGTCGGCATCAATTCGAACGACACTTCGAAGCATCCCGAAGACTCACCCGAGCAGATGGTTCACGAAGCCGAACAGCGCGGCTATGTGTTCCCCTATTTGTTCGACGAAGATCAAACCGCCGCGCAGGCTTATCACGCGGCGTGTACGCCGGATTTCTTCCTATTCGATGGCGAGCAAAAGCTCTATTATCGCGGCCAACTCGATCCCTCCCGCCCCAAGGCTGGTGATGTTCCCGACGGTCGCGACCTCCGCGCTGCCATGGACGCTCTGCTCGCCGGCAAACCCGCGCCGGAGAAACAAATCCCGAGTCTCGGCTGCAACATCAAATGGAAAGAAGGGAACGAACCGGCTTACTTCGATCCAGCGGGAGTGAAGATGTAG